CCTCACCGACCGCACCCAACCGGAAGAAATTCGTCAGGCCAAGGCCAGCGGTTTCGTCTACGCCGCCAAGCTGTACCCGGCCGGCGCGACCACCAACTCCGATTCCGGCGTGACCAGCATCGACAAGATCTTCCCGGCGCTGGAAGCCATGGCCGAGGTCGGCATGCCGCTGTTGATCCACGGTGAAGTCACCCGTGGTGACGTCGATGTGTTCGATCGCGAAAAGATCTTCATCGATGAGCACATGCGCCGCGTGGTCGAGCGCTTCCCGACATTGAAAGTCGTGTTCGAACACATCACCACCGGCGACGCCGTGCAGTTCGTCAACGAGGCTTCGGCCAACGTCGGCGCGACCATCACCGCGCATCACCTGCTGTACAACCGCAATCACATGCTGGTGGGCGGAATTCGGCCGCACTTCTATTGCCTGCCGATCCTCAAGCGCAACACCCATCAGGAAGCCTTGCTCGATGCCGCCACCAGCGGCAGCGCCAAGTTCTTCCTCGGCACCGACTCGGCGCCCCACGCCCAGCACGCCAAGGAAGCCGCCTGCGGTTGCGCCGGTTGCTACACCGCCTACGCCGCCATCGAGATGTACGCCGAAGCGTTC
This genomic interval from Pseudomonas koreensis contains the following:
- the pyrC gene encoding dihydroorotase gives rise to the protein MSDRLTLLRPDDWHIHLRDGAVLTNTVADVARTFGRAIIMPNLVPPVRNAAEADGYRQRILAARPAGSQFEPLMVLYLTDRTQPEEIRQAKASGFVYAAKLYPAGATTNSDSGVTSIDKIFPALEAMAEVGMPLLIHGEVTRGDVDVFDREKIFIDEHMRRVVERFPTLKVVFEHITTGDAVQFVNEASANVGATITAHHLLYNRNHMLVGGIRPHFYCLPILKRNTHQEALLDAATSGSAKFFLGTDSAPHAQHAKEAACGCAGCYTAYAAIEMYAEAFEQRNALDKLEAFASLNGPRFYGLPANTDRITLVREEWTAPTSLPFGELTVIPLRAGEKLRWRLLEEHA